A genomic window from Flavobacterium hankyongi includes:
- the rimK gene encoding 30S ribosomal protein S6--L-glutamate ligase produces the protein MPQSKVIIGSEEWCSFPELQIPFIKARVDSGAKTSALHALNITPFLKNNENWVHFEINPLQNNTKITKRCEARLIDKRVVKSSSGFREQRYVIITQLHIGDKTFNIEVTLTNRDSMGFRMLLGREAMIGRLVVDPEDKYKLGQPSFDEIKNYYQASEIVKNGLRIGVLASNPELYSNRRIMEAGEMRGHEMHFLNIKECYMKLDATKPEIHYRGGRVLNDFDAIIPRIRPSITFYGCALTRQFEALKVYTLNSAAAITQSRDKLFSLQLLLNHGVDIPTTGFANSPLDTNDLIQMVGGSPLIVKLLEGTQGKGVVLAETKKAAESVINAFKSLNANILVQEFIKEANGKDLRLFVVDGKVVAAMQREAAPGEFRANIHMGGTASVVKVTAEEKKIAIRAAKAMDLKVAGVDIIRSSKGPLLLEVNSSPGLEGIEGATHKDIAGEMIKAIEKNFKLK, from the coding sequence ATGCCACAAAGTAAAGTAATCATTGGAAGTGAAGAATGGTGCTCTTTCCCTGAATTGCAAATACCTTTTATTAAAGCCAGAGTAGATTCTGGCGCAAAAACTTCGGCTTTACATGCCTTAAACATTACTCCATTTTTAAAAAACAACGAAAACTGGGTTCATTTCGAAATTAATCCTCTTCAAAATAACACAAAAATAACAAAACGTTGTGAAGCAAGATTGATAGATAAACGTGTTGTAAAAAGTTCAAGTGGCTTTAGAGAACAACGATATGTTATAATAACACAACTTCATATTGGTGATAAAACTTTTAATATCGAAGTTACACTTACAAATCGTGACTCTATGGGATTTCGTATGTTATTAGGACGCGAGGCCATGATTGGAAGATTGGTAGTTGATCCAGAAGACAAATACAAATTAGGACAGCCTTCATTTGACGAAATAAAAAATTATTATCAAGCTTCTGAAATTGTAAAAAACGGATTGAGAATTGGTGTTTTAGCAAGTAATCCAGAATTATACAGCAACCGTAGAATCATGGAAGCTGGTGAAATGCGTGGTCACGAAATGCACTTTCTAAACATTAAAGAATGTTATATGAAGCTTGATGCTACCAAACCAGAAATTCACTATCGTGGCGGTCGTGTTTTGAATGATTTTGATGCCATAATTCCTAGAATTCGACCAAGCATTACTTTTTACGGCTGTGCTTTAACTCGTCAGTTCGAAGCTTTAAAAGTTTATACTCTAAACTCGGCCGCTGCTATAACACAATCCAGAGATAAGCTATTCTCTTTACAATTATTATTAAATCACGGTGTTGACATACCTACAACAGGTTTTGCTAATTCACCTTTAGACACAAATGACCTTATCCAAATGGTAGGTGGTTCACCTTTGATTGTAAAATTATTAGAAGGAACACAAGGAAAAGGAGTTGTTCTTGCCGAAACCAAGAAAGCAGCCGAATCAGTAATTAATGCTTTCAAGAGTTTAAATGCTAATATTTTGGTACAAGAATTTATTAAAGAAGCAAACGGTAAAGACTTACGTTTATTTGTTGTAGATGGTAAAGTTGTTGCTGCAATGCAACGCGAAGCTGCTCCTGGCGAATTCAGAGCCAATATTCATATGGGAGGAACCGCCTCTGTAGTAAAAGTAACTGCTGAAGAAAAGAAAATTGCCATTCGCGCAGCAAAAGCAATGGATCTAAAAGTTGCTGGTGTCGATATTATTCGCT
- a CDS encoding ATP-dependent Clp protease ATP-binding subunit: MDDNFSPRVKDVITYSKEEALRLGHDFIGTEHLMLGILRDGNGTAINILNNLSIDLDHLRKKVEILSPANPNPLSGNDKKNLHLTRQAERALKTTFLEAKVFQSSTISTGHLLLCILRNENDPTTKLLNKLKIDYDTAKEQYLTMMPNEEDFQDNFPKNESQYGDDSGQDDSLREGAFNNPANKSNKKSKTPVLDNFGRDLTEMAEEGKLDPVVGREKEIERVSQILSRRKKNNPLLIGEPGVGKSAIAEGLALRIIQKKVSRILYNKRVVTLDLASLVAGTKYRGQFEERMKAVMNELEKNDDIILFIDEIHTIVGAGGATGSLDASNMFKPALARGEIQCIGATTLDEYRQYIEKDGALERRFQKVIVDPTSIEETITILNNIKGKYEDHHNVIYTPEAVEACVKLTERYMSERFLPDKAIDAMDEAGSRVHITNIDVPKQILDLERQLEEVRELKNSVVKRQKYEEAAKLRDDEKRLEKELAIAQEQWEEDSKNNRIQVTEDNVADVVSMMTGIPVNRIAQTESNKLAKLPELIENKVIGQKEAVQKIARAIQRNRAGLKDPNKPIGSFIFLGQTGVGKTQLAKVLAKELFDSEDALIRIDMSEYMEKFAISRLVGAPPGYVGYEEGGQLTEKVRRKPYCVVLLDEIEKAHPDVFNMMLQVLDDGYLTDSLGRKIDFRNTIIIMTSNVGARQLKDFGQGVGFGTAAKSAQADEHSKGVIENALKKTFAPEFLNRIDDVIVFNALEKEDIDLIIEIELKKLYGRIKDLGYNLKLSDDAKAFIAEKGFDKQFGARPLKRAIQKYVEDALAEEIITSKIHEGDTIEMDLDKDLQELKVKIKKAQKPTN, translated from the coding sequence ATGGATGATAATTTTTCACCAAGAGTAAAAGATGTTATTACTTACAGTAAAGAAGAAGCCTTACGTTTAGGTCACGATTTTATTGGAACTGAACATCTTATGCTTGGAATTTTAAGAGACGGTAATGGAACCGCTATTAATATACTAAACAATCTTTCTATTGATTTAGATCACTTAAGAAAAAAAGTTGAAATATTAAGCCCTGCTAATCCTAATCCCTTAAGTGGAAACGATAAAAAAAACCTGCATCTTACACGCCAAGCAGAACGAGCATTAAAAACCACCTTCCTAGAAGCCAAGGTTTTTCAAAGCAGCACTATAAGCACAGGGCATTTACTTTTATGTATTTTACGTAATGAAAATGACCCTACTACAAAATTATTAAACAAGCTGAAAATCGATTATGATACAGCAAAAGAACAATATTTAACTATGATGCCAAACGAAGAAGATTTTCAAGATAATTTCCCGAAAAACGAATCTCAATACGGCGACGATTCGGGACAAGATGACAGTTTAAGAGAAGGTGCTTTTAACAACCCTGCCAATAAGTCAAATAAAAAATCAAAAACTCCTGTTTTAGACAACTTTGGACGTGACTTAACCGAAATGGCAGAAGAAGGCAAACTAGATCCTGTTGTGGGACGCGAAAAAGAAATTGAACGCGTTTCTCAAATCTTAAGTAGAAGAAAGAAAAACAATCCATTATTGATTGGAGAACCCGGCGTAGGTAAATCTGCAATTGCAGAAGGATTAGCATTACGAATCATTCAGAAAAAAGTTTCTAGAATTCTTTACAACAAACGCGTTGTTACTTTGGACTTGGCTTCATTAGTTGCTGGAACAAAGTACCGCGGACAGTTTGAAGAGCGAATGAAAGCCGTAATGAATGAACTGGAAAAGAATGATGATATTATCCTTTTCATCGATGAAATTCATACAATTGTTGGTGCTGGTGGAGCAACTGGGTCGCTAGATGCTTCAAACATGTTTAAACCTGCTTTAGCAAGAGGTGAAATACAATGTATTGGTGCTACTACATTAGATGAATACCGTCAATACATTGAAAAAGATGGTGCATTAGAACGTCGTTTCCAAAAGGTAATTGTAGATCCAACTTCTATAGAAGAGACTATCACAATTCTTAACAATATTAAAGGAAAATATGAAGATCATCATAATGTAATTTATACTCCAGAGGCTGTTGAAGCTTGTGTTAAATTAACAGAACGATACATGTCAGAACGTTTCTTACCAGACAAGGCTATTGATGCAATGGACGAGGCTGGTTCGAGAGTTCATATCACTAATATTGATGTTCCTAAACAAATTCTTGATTTAGAGCGTCAGCTAGAAGAAGTTCGTGAACTTAAAAATTCTGTTGTAAAAAGACAGAAATACGAAGAAGCAGCAAAACTTCGTGATGATGAAAAACGATTAGAAAAAGAATTAGCAATTGCTCAAGAGCAATGGGAAGAAGATTCTAAAAATAATAGAATTCAAGTAACCGAAGACAACGTTGCCGATGTAGTTTCTATGATGACTGGAATTCCTGTTAATCGTATTGCACAAACTGAAAGCAACAAATTAGCTAAACTTCCAGAACTTATTGAAAATAAAGTAATTGGTCAAAAAGAAGCCGTTCAAAAAATTGCTAGAGCAATTCAAAGAAATCGTGCAGGATTAAAAGATCCAAACAAGCCAATTGGATCATTCATTTTCCTTGGTCAAACAGGTGTTGGTAAAACACAATTAGCAAAAGTTTTGGCCAAAGAATTATTTGATTCTGAAGATGCACTTATCCGTATTGATATGAGTGAATACATGGAGAAATTTGCGATATCAAGATTAGTTGGAGCACCTCCAGGTTATGTTGGTTACGAAGAAGGTGGACAATTGACCGAGAAAGTTCGTCGCAAACCTTATTGTGTTGTTCTTTTGGACGAAATCGAAAAAGCACACCCTGATGTATTCAATATGATGCTTCAGGTATTAGATGATGGTTATCTAACAGACAGTTTAGGAAGAAAAATTGATTTTAGAAATACTATCATAATCATGACTTCTAATGTTGGAGCTCGTCAATTAAAAGATTTTGGTCAAGGAGTTGGATTTGGTACAGCAGCAAAATCAGCACAAGCTGACGAACATTCTAAAGGTGTAATCGAAAATGCTTTAAAGAAAACATTTGCACCAGAATTTTTAAATAGAATTGACGATGTTATTGTTTTCAATGCATTAGAAAAAGAAGATATCGACTTAATCATCGAAATTGAATTGAAAAAACTTTACGGAAGAATCAAAGATTTAGGATACAATCTTAAATTATCTGATGATGCTAAAGCTTTTATCGCAGAGAAAGGTTTTGACAAACAATTTGGAGCAAGACCTCTAAAAAGGGCAATTCAGAAGTATGTTGAAGATGCACTTGCCGAAGAAATCATAACTTCAAAAATTCACGAAGGTGATACCATAGAAATGGATTTAGATAAAGATTTACAAGAGCTTAAAGTCAAAATAAAAAAAGCACAAAAACCTACTAATTAG
- the gyrA gene encoding DNA gyrase subunit A, with protein MSDGEKLIPINIEDEMKSAYIDYSMSVIVSRALPDVRDGLKPVHRRVLFGMHELGVYSNRAHKKSARIVGEVLGKYHPHGDSSVYDAMVRMAQDWSLRYLMVDGQGNFGSIDGDSPAAMRYTEARMKKFSEEMLADIEKETVDFQLNFDDTLEEPKVMPTKVPNLLVNGASGIAVGMATNMAPHNLTEVVDGTLAYIDNNDIEIDELITHIKAPDFPTGGVIYGMDGVREAFKTGRGRVVIRAKVGFEEVDGREAIIVTEIPYQVNKAEMIKKTADLVNEKKIEGISTIRDESDRNGMRIVYILKRDAVPNVVLNTLYKYTQLQSSFSVNNIALVKGRPQMLNLKDLIHHFVEHRHEVVTRRAQFDLRKAEERAHILEGLIIASDNIDEVIALIRSSKDGDEARAKLIERFSLSEIQARAIVEMRLRQLTGLEQDKLRAEYEEIMKTINYLKELLASKEMRMQVIKDELNEIKDKYGDERRSTIEYSGGDVSIEDLIADEQVVITISHAGYIKRTPLSEYKTQNRGGVGQKSAGTRDQDFLEHMYVATNHQYMLFFTQKGKCFWMRVYEIPEGSKTAKGRAIQNLINIEQDDKVKAFICTQDLKDQEYINSHYVIMVTKEGQVKKTSLESYSRPRTNGVAAITIKEGDELLEAKLTTGNSQVLVASKSGKLVRFEEEKTRPMGRTASGVRGITLADEKDEVIGMVSIDRDHVNDSQILVVTEKGYGKRTKLVDEDGEDVYRITNRGGKGVKTLNITEKTGSLIAINNVTDEDDLMIINKSGLTIRMRVSDLRVMGRATQGVRLINIKGSDSIAAVCKVMREDEESDENLEDLNDDITNETSTESETQE; from the coding sequence ATGTCTGACGGAGAAAAGTTAATTCCAATTAACATTGAAGACGAAATGAAATCAGCTTACATCGATTATTCGATGTCGGTTATTGTGTCGCGTGCGCTACCTGATGTTAGAGATGGTTTAAAACCAGTTCATCGTAGGGTTTTATTTGGAATGCATGAATTAGGAGTATATTCAAACAGAGCACATAAAAAATCAGCAAGAATTGTAGGGGAGGTATTAGGTAAGTATCACCCACATGGAGACTCATCAGTTTATGATGCTATGGTTCGTATGGCTCAAGATTGGAGTTTACGTTATTTAATGGTAGACGGTCAAGGTAACTTTGGTTCTATTGACGGAGATAGTCCTGCGGCAATGCGTTATACCGAGGCAAGAATGAAAAAATTCTCGGAAGAGATGTTGGCTGATATCGAAAAAGAAACAGTAGATTTTCAGTTAAACTTCGATGATACTTTGGAGGAACCAAAAGTAATGCCTACAAAAGTTCCTAACTTATTGGTAAATGGAGCCTCTGGTATTGCTGTTGGTATGGCTACAAACATGGCACCACATAACTTAACAGAAGTTGTTGATGGTACATTGGCTTATATTGATAATAATGATATTGAAATAGACGAATTAATCACTCATATCAAAGCACCCGATTTCCCAACAGGAGGTGTTATTTATGGTATGGATGGAGTGCGTGAAGCATTCAAAACAGGTCGTGGACGTGTTGTAATTAGAGCAAAAGTTGGTTTCGAAGAGGTTGATGGTCGTGAAGCTATAATTGTTACTGAAATTCCATATCAAGTTAACAAAGCCGAAATGATTAAGAAAACGGCTGATTTGGTTAATGAAAAGAAAATCGAAGGAATTTCTACTATCCGTGACGAATCCGATAGAAATGGTATGCGTATTGTTTATATTTTAAAACGTGATGCAGTTCCTAATGTAGTTTTAAATACCTTATATAAATATACACAGTTACAATCTTCTTTCAGTGTAAATAATATTGCATTGGTAAAAGGTCGTCCACAAATGTTGAATTTAAAAGATTTAATTCATCATTTTGTTGAGCATAGACATGAAGTTGTTACTCGTAGAGCACAATTCGATTTACGTAAAGCAGAAGAAAGAGCACATATTTTAGAAGGTTTAATTATTGCTTCAGATAATATTGACGAAGTAATTGCGTTAATTAGATCGTCTAAAGATGGAGACGAAGCAAGAGCTAAATTAATCGAGCGTTTCAGTTTATCTGAAATTCAGGCTCGTGCAATTGTTGAGATGCGTTTGCGTCAGTTAACTGGTCTTGAACAAGATAAGTTACGTGCAGAATATGAAGAAATCATGAAAACCATCAACTATTTAAAAGAATTACTTGCAAGTAAAGAGATGAGAATGCAAGTAATCAAGGATGAGCTGAATGAAATCAAAGATAAATACGGAGATGAGCGTCGTTCAACTATCGAATATTCTGGAGGAGATGTAAGTATTGAAGATTTAATTGCTGATGAACAAGTGGTAATTACCATTTCGCATGCTGGCTATATTAAACGTACGCCACTTTCCGAATATAAAACACAAAATAGAGGAGGGGTTGGGCAAAAATCAGCTGGAACTCGCGATCAGGATTTCTTAGAGCATATGTACGTGGCAACAAATCACCAGTACATGTTATTCTTTACACAAAAAGGAAAATGTTTCTGGATGCGTGTGTATGAAATTCCGGAAGGAAGTAAAACTGCAAAAGGGCGTGCTATTCAAAACTTAATCAATATTGAGCAAGATGATAAGGTAAAAGCTTTCATTTGTACTCAAGATTTGAAAGATCAAGAATACATTAATAGTCATTATGTAATAATGGTTACTAAAGAGGGACAAGTTAAAAAGACTTCTTTAGAATCATACTCTCGTCCAAGAACTAATGGCGTTGCTGCAATTACTATTAAAGAAGGAGATGAGTTATTAGAAGCAAAATTAACAACAGGAAATAGTCAAGTATTAGTAGCTTCTAAATCTGGTAAGTTGGTTCGTTTTGAAGAGGAAAAAACCAGACCAATGGGAAGAACTGCTTCTGGAGTTAGAGGAATTACATTAGCTGATGAAAAAGACGAAGTAATTGGAATGGTGTCTATCGATAGAGACCATGTAAATGATTCTCAAATATTAGTAGTTACGGAGAAAGGTTATGGTAAACGTACCAAATTAGTTGATGAAGACGGTGAAGATGTTTACCGTATCACTAATCGCGGAGGTAAAGGGGTTAAAACTCTTAATATCACTGAAAAAACTGGCTCACTTATTGCTATCAACAATGTAACTGATGAAGACGATTTAATGATTATCAATAAATCTGGATTGACAATCAGAATGAGAGTTTCAGATTTACGAGTTATGGGACGCGCAACGCAAGGTGTTCGTTTAATTAATATTAAAGGAAGTGACTCTATAGCGGCGGTTTGTAAAGTAATGCGTGAAGATGAAGAATCTGATGAAAACTTAGAAGATTTGAATGATGATATCACAAATGAAACTTCAACAGAATCAGAAACACAAGAATAA
- a CDS encoding tetratricopeptide repeat protein: MKIKNLAIATVLLTSVVSFAQKDELKVAEKALKAGNPNEAKSALSQAESLIVNAEDSQKAQFYFLKGNTYFDLAKKNIDTDANFTEAAKAYNELLSVEKKSGKSKYTSQAQNSLVELKRELTNSAIADSDAKKYKESALKLYQVYTLEPKDTSMLYYAAGSAINAQDYDLALNYYNKLKQLNYSGKATNYLAKNKINNNEETFPSLSDRDKAVKLGTHDSPRTENVSSKRGEIYKNISLIYIQKNDVASAKKAIVDARKTNPDDISLIMSEADLYLQTNDYVTYKNLISEVLAKDPNNADLYYNLGVITAQSKDKNAKIDAEGYYLKTIQIDPKYKNAYMNLAVLKLDGEKEIVEAMNKLGTSPADNKKYEVLKEKREAIYKSAIPHLEKAYELFGGDKDIKATLLNMYNALDMTEKYKALKARN; this comes from the coding sequence ATGAAAATTAAAAATTTAGCAATTGCTACTGTTTTATTAACTTCGGTAGTTTCATTTGCTCAAAAAGATGAATTAAAGGTTGCCGAAAAAGCACTAAAGGCTGGTAATCCTAATGAAGCTAAATCAGCTTTAAGTCAAGCTGAATCTTTAATTGTTAATGCTGAAGATAGTCAGAAAGCTCAATTTTATTTTTTAAAAGGGAATACATATTTTGATTTGGCAAAGAAAAATATTGATACAGATGCTAATTTTACTGAAGCTGCTAAAGCTTATAATGAATTACTTTCTGTTGAAAAAAAATCTGGTAAATCAAAATATACCTCTCAAGCGCAAAATTCTTTAGTTGAATTAAAAAGAGAATTAACCAATAGTGCAATTGCTGATAGTGATGCGAAAAAATATAAAGAAAGTGCTTTAAAATTGTATCAAGTGTATACTCTTGAGCCTAAAGATACAAGTATGTTATACTATGCGGCTGGATCAGCAATTAATGCTCAAGATTATGATTTGGCTTTAAATTATTATAATAAACTAAAACAGTTAAATTATTCTGGTAAAGCAACTAATTATCTTGCTAAGAATAAAATTAATAATAATGAAGAAACCTTTCCTTCACTTTCTGATAGAGATAAAGCTGTTAAATTAGGTACACATGATAGTCCTAGAACAGAAAATGTTTCTTCTAAAAGAGGAGAAATTTATAAAAATATTTCTTTGATTTATATTCAGAAAAATGATGTAGCCTCTGCAAAAAAAGCAATTGTTGATGCCAGAAAAACAAATCCAGATGATATTTCATTAATTATGTCTGAAGCTGATTTGTATTTGCAAACAAATGACTATGTTACTTATAAAAATTTAATTTCAGAAGTATTAGCTAAAGATCCTAATAATGCAGATTTATATTACAATTTAGGAGTTATTACTGCTCAATCAAAAGATAAAAATGCAAAAATCGATGCAGAAGGTTATTATTTAAAAACTATTCAAATCGATCCAAAGTATAAAAACGCTTACATGAATTTAGCAGTTTTAAAGTTAGATGGAGAAAAAGAAATAGTAGAGGCTATGAATAAATTAGGAACATCCCCGGCAGATAATAAAAAATATGAAGTTCTTAAAGAAAAGCGTGAAGCTATATATAAATCAGCAATTCCACACTTGGAAAAAGCCTATGAATTATTTGGAGGTGATAAAGATATTAAAGCAACACTTTTAAATATGTATAATGCATTAGATATGACTGAAAAGTATAAAGCTCTTAAGGCTAGAAATTAG
- a CDS encoding C40 family peptidase, with amino-acid sequence MFGICNLANIPLRFEPSDRSELVSQVLFGEHFQILEQNQKWSKIKLAYDDYEGWIDNKQFKTISEEQYDLLSKDSIILNADLIEYVTSPDNLLMPISLGASLSFLNYDTINTEKFSFEGMKTSGVKPKENILDSAFMYLNAPYLWGGKTPFGIDCSGFTQMVYKLNGYKLLRDASQQATQGSALSFIEESEPGDLAFFDNDEGNIVHVGIIMENNYIIHASGKVRIDRLDHLGIYNAETNRHTHKLRVIKKVI; translated from the coding sequence ATGTTTGGTATTTGTAATTTAGCCAATATTCCTTTACGATTTGAGCCTAGTGACAGAAGCGAACTTGTTTCTCAAGTTCTTTTTGGAGAACATTTTCAAATTTTAGAACAAAATCAAAAATGGTCAAAAATTAAGCTTGCTTACGATGACTATGAAGGCTGGATCGACAACAAACAGTTTAAAACAATTTCAGAAGAACAGTATGATCTACTTTCAAAAGATAGTATTATTTTAAATGCTGATTTGATTGAATATGTTACTTCTCCAGACAATTTATTGATGCCAATTTCCTTAGGCGCTTCATTATCATTTTTAAATTATGATACAATAAACACCGAAAAATTTTCATTTGAAGGAATGAAAACGAGTGGCGTAAAACCAAAAGAAAACATTCTTGACTCTGCGTTTATGTATTTGAATGCGCCCTATTTATGGGGTGGAAAAACTCCTTTTGGGATTGATTGCTCTGGCTTTACTCAGATGGTTTATAAACTTAACGGATATAAATTATTACGTGATGCATCACAACAAGCAACTCAAGGCTCAGCATTAAGTTTTATTGAAGAAAGTGAACCTGGTGATTTAGCATTTTTTGATAATGACGAAGGAAATATTGTACATGTAGGTATAATAATGGAAAACAATTATATTATTCATGCAAGCGGCAAAGTTAGAATTGATCGCTTAGATCATTTAGGTATTTATAATGCCGAAACCAATAGACACACTCATAAACTTCGAGTTATAAAAAAAGTTATATAA
- a CDS encoding acetyl-CoA C-acyltransferase, with the protein MKKVVIVSAVRTPIGSFMGSLSSVSAPQLGATAIKGALNKINLDPALVNEVYMGHVVQAGAGQAPARQAAIYAGLPNDVACTTVNKVCASGMKSVMLGAQAIMCGDAEIVVAGGMENMSLIPHYIHMRNGAKFGPATLLDGMQKDGLVDAYDQQAMGVFADLCATEYKITREEQDAFAIQSYERSAKAWEAGKFDNEIVPVSIPQRKGDPIVFAKDEEYTNVRLDKIPTLNAVFTKEGTVTAANASTINDGAAALVLMSEEKANELNLKPLAYIKSYADAAQEPKWFTTAPAKALPIALKKAGINSDEVDFFEFNEAFSVVGLANAKILGLDNNKVNVNGGAVSLGHPLGCSGARIIVTLINVLEQNNAKIGAAAICNGGGGASAIVIERA; encoded by the coding sequence ATGAAAAAAGTTGTAATCGTTTCAGCTGTTCGTACACCTATAGGAAGCTTCATGGGTTCTTTGTCAAGTGTATCAGCTCCACAATTAGGTGCCACTGCAATTAAAGGTGCTTTAAATAAAATTAATTTAGATCCTGCTTTAGTTAACGAAGTATATATGGGTCATGTTGTTCAAGCTGGTGCTGGACAGGCTCCTGCAAGACAAGCAGCTATTTATGCTGGTTTACCAAATGATGTTGCTTGTACAACTGTAAACAAAGTTTGTGCTTCTGGTATGAAATCTGTTATGTTGGGCGCTCAAGCCATCATGTGTGGTGATGCTGAAATAGTTGTTGCTGGTGGTATGGAAAATATGAGCTTAATCCCTCATTATATACATATGAGAAACGGAGCAAAATTTGGCCCTGCTACATTATTAGACGGTATGCAAAAAGACGGACTTGTTGATGCTTATGACCAACAAGCTATGGGTGTTTTTGCAGATTTATGTGCGACTGAATACAAAATAACTCGTGAAGAGCAAGATGCTTTTGCAATTCAATCGTATGAGCGTTCTGCAAAGGCGTGGGAAGCTGGAAAATTTGATAACGAAATTGTTCCTGTAAGCATTCCTCAAAGAAAAGGAGATCCTATTGTTTTTGCTAAAGATGAAGAATATACTAATGTTCGTTTAGATAAAATCCCTACATTAAATGCTGTTTTTACTAAAGAAGGTACAGTAACAGCTGCAAATGCATCTACAATTAATGACGGTGCTGCTGCTCTAGTTTTAATGAGTGAAGAAAAAGCAAATGAACTTAATTTAAAACCATTAGCTTATATAAAAAGTTATGCAGATGCTGCTCAGGAGCCAAAATGGTTTACTACTGCACCTGCAAAAGCATTACCAATTGCTTTGAAAAAAGCTGGAATTAATAGTGATGAAGTTGATTTCTTTGAGTTTAACGAAGCTTTCTCTGTTGTTGGTTTAGCAAATGCTAAAATATTAGGTTTAGATAACAACAAAGTAAATGTGAATGGTGGAGCTGTTTCATTAGGACATCCTCTAGGATGCTCTGGAGCAAGAATCATTGTAACATTAATTAATGTTTTAGAACAAAACAATGCAAAAATTGGAGCCGCTGCTATATGCAATGGAGGTGGTGGTGCTTCAGCAATTGTTATTGAAAGAGCTTAA